Proteins from one Roseovarius nanhaiticus genomic window:
- the hutU gene encoding urocanate hydratase, with translation MSNPRKNTRDIYPATGSEITAKSWMTEAPMRMLMNNLHPDVAENPHELVVYGGIGRAARTWDDFDTIVASLKDLEEDQTLLVQSGKPVGVFQTHKDAPRVLIANSNLVPHWATWDHFNELDKKGLAMYGQMTAGSWIYIGSQGIVQGTYETFVEAGRQHYDGDLTGKWILTGGLGGMGGAQPLAAVMAGACCLAVECNPDSIDFRLRTRYVDEKAQTLDEALEMIDRWTKAGEAKSVALLGNAADVFPELVRRGVHPDIVTDQTSAHDPVNGYLPQGWTMAQWRDKRESDPKAVEKAARASMKVHVAAMVDFWNAGVPTLDYGNNIRQVALEEGLENAFAFPGFVPAYIRPLFCRGIGPFRWAALSGDPEDIYKTDAKVKEILSEDTHLHNWLDMARERISFQGLPARICWVGLGVRHKLGLAFNEMVRNGELSAPIVIGRDHLDSGSVASPNRETEAMKDGSDAVSDWPLLNALLNTASGATWVSLHHGGGVGMGFSQHSGMVICCDGSEDADRRIARVLWNDPATGVMRHADAGYEEALDCAREQGLNLPGIL, from the coding sequence ATGAGCAATCCCCGCAAGAACACCCGCGACATCTATCCCGCGACCGGCAGCGAGATCACAGCCAAGAGCTGGATGACCGAAGCGCCCATGCGGATGCTGATGAACAACCTGCATCCCGACGTGGCCGAAAACCCGCACGAGCTCGTCGTTTATGGCGGCATCGGGCGCGCCGCGCGCACGTGGGACGATTTCGACACCATCGTGGCCAGCCTCAAGGATCTCGAAGAGGATCAGACGCTGCTGGTGCAATCGGGCAAGCCCGTGGGCGTCTTCCAGACGCACAAGGACGCGCCGCGCGTTCTGATCGCCAACAGCAACTTGGTGCCGCATTGGGCGACCTGGGACCATTTCAACGAACTGGATAAGAAGGGTCTGGCGATGTACGGCCAGATGACCGCCGGATCGTGGATCTATATCGGCAGCCAAGGCATCGTTCAGGGCACCTACGAGACATTCGTCGAGGCGGGCCGCCAGCACTATGATGGCGATCTGACCGGCAAATGGATCCTGACCGGCGGACTTGGCGGCATGGGCGGCGCGCAGCCGCTGGCCGCCGTCATGGCCGGCGCCTGCTGCCTCGCGGTCGAGTGCAATCCCGACAGCATCGATTTCCGCCTGCGCACCCGCTATGTCGATGAAAAGGCCCAGACGTTGGACGAGGCGCTGGAAATGATCGACCGCTGGACCAAGGCGGGCGAGGCGAAATCGGTTGCGCTGCTGGGCAATGCCGCCGATGTCTTCCCCGAGTTGGTCAGGCGCGGCGTGCATCCCGATATCGTCACCGACCAGACCAGTGCGCATGATCCGGTCAATGGCTACCTGCCGCAGGGCTGGACGATGGCCCAGTGGCGCGACAAGCGCGAGAGCGATCCCAAGGCCGTCGAGAAAGCCGCCCGCGCCAGCATGAAGGTGCATGTCGCCGCGATGGTCGATTTCTGGAACGCAGGTGTGCCGACGCTGGATTACGGCAACAACATCCGGCAGGTCGCGCTGGAGGAAGGTCTAGAGAATGCCTTTGCCTTCCCGGGATTCGTCCCCGCCTATATTCGCCCGCTTTTCTGCCGCGGCATCGGCCCCTTCCGCTGGGCCGCCCTCTCGGGTGATCCCGAGGATATCTACAAGACCGACGCCAAGGTGAAGGAGATCCTGTCGGAGGACACGCATCTGCACAACTGGCTCGATATGGCGCGCGAGCGGATCAGTTTCCAGGGTCTTCCGGCGCGCATCTGCTGGGTCGGCCTCGGGGTGCGTCACAAGCTGGGCCTCGCCTTCAACGAGATGGTCCGCAATGGCGAGCTGAGCGCGCCTATCGTGATCGGCCGCGACCACCTCGACAGCGGTTCGGTCGCATCGCCAAACCGCGAGACGGAGGCGATGAAGGATGGCAGCGACGCCGTATCCGACTGGCCGCTGCTCAATGCGCTGCTCAATACAGCGTCGGGCGCGACCTGGGTGTCGCTCCACCATGGCGGCGGCGTCGGCATGGGCTTTAGCCAGCATTCCGGCATGGTGATCTGCTGTGACGGTAGCGAGGATGCCGACCGCCGCATCGCGCGTGTCCTCTGGAACGATCCGGCGACCGGCGTCATGCGCCATGCCGATGCGGGTTATGAGGAGGCGCTGGACTGCGCCCGCGAGCAGGGGCTGAACCTGCCCGGCATCCTCTGA
- the hutG gene encoding N-formylglutamate deformylase: MIPVEVARGDSPVVLGLPHTGTHVPDAIMADLNERGRGLDDTDWHIERLYDGLLSGATTVQATFHRYVIDANRDPSGASLYPGQNTTGLVPLTDFDGHDIWDRAPDTDEIEERRLSYHAPYHAALQAEMERVKAIHGIAILYDCHSIRSEIPFLFDGVLPDFSIGTNMGATCDPAIEAIVQDVCNAAEGYSSVLNGRFKGGWTTRHYGQPTHGMHAIQMELSQATYLSAEAPPWSYDSAKAERLRRPLKDILTQLADPALIAKLTPGGIS; this comes from the coding sequence ATGATCCCGGTCGAGGTCGCGCGCGGCGACAGCCCCGTGGTGCTGGGCCTTCCGCATACCGGCACCCATGTGCCGGACGCCATCATGGCGGATCTGAACGAGCGGGGCCGCGGCCTCGACGATACCGATTGGCATATCGAGCGGCTCTATGACGGGCTGCTGTCCGGCGCCACCACGGTGCAGGCGACCTTCCACCGCTATGTGATCGACGCCAATCGCGACCCGTCGGGCGCGTCGCTCTATCCCGGTCAGAACACCACCGGCCTCGTGCCGCTGACCGATTTCGACGGGCATGACATCTGGGACCGCGCGCCCGACACGGACGAGATCGAAGAGCGCCGCCTGAGCTATCACGCGCCCTACCACGCGGCCCTTCAAGCCGAGATGGAGCGGGTGAAGGCGATCCACGGCATCGCGATCCTCTATGACTGCCACTCGATCCGCTCGGAAATTCCGTTTCTTTTTGACGGCGTGCTGCCCGATTTCAGCATCGGCACAAATATGGGCGCCACCTGCGATCCCGCGATCGAAGCCATTGTCCAGGACGTTTGCAATGCTGCCGAAGGATATAGCAGCGTTCTCAACGGCCGTTTCAAGGGCGGCTGGACGACGCGTCACTATGGCCAGCCCACGCACGGCATGCATGCCATCCAGATGGAACTGTCGCAAGCGACCTATCTGAGCGCCGAAGCCCCGCCCTGGAGCTATGACAGCGCCAAGGCCGAGCGCCTGCGCCGCCCCCTCAAGGACATTCTGACCCAACTGGCCGATCCGGCCCTTATCGCAAAACTCACGCCCGGAGGCATCTCATGA
- the hutH gene encoding histidine ammonia-lyase, translating to MTTLTLTPGAVTLDHLAQIYWSEAAVRLDPACHPDIERAHARIARAVAGTDAVYGVNTGFGKLASVKIASEDTATLQRNLILSHCCGVGPAIPRRMARLLMALKLLSLGRGASGVRLELTHLIEAMLDKGVTPQIPAQGSVGASGDLAPLAHMAAVMMGHGEAEFGGDVMPGDKALAAAGLSPIELGPKEGLALINGTQFSTAFALAGLFGAWRAAHSALVTSALSTDAIMGSTAPLQPEIHSLRGHRGQIEAGEAMRALLDGSEIRESHVDGDARVQDPYCIRCQPQVTGAAMDVLRQAARTLEIEANAATDNPLVLTEADLIVSGGNFHAEPVGFAADMIALAVAEIGAIAQRRVALIVDPVLSHDLPAFLTPRPGLNSGYMIAEVTTAALMSENKHLANPCVTDSTPTSANQEDHVSMAAHGARRLMPMLDNLTRILGVELLCAAQGVDFRAPLTTSEPLARVVARVRQEVETLGDDRYMAPDLERAAQMIATGAVIEAADTPMPELGA from the coding sequence GTGACCACGCTTACCCTGACGCCCGGCGCCGTGACGCTGGACCATCTGGCGCAGATCTATTGGAGCGAGGCCGCCGTGCGGCTCGATCCCGCGTGCCACCCGGATATCGAGCGCGCCCATGCGCGCATCGCCCGCGCCGTCGCCGGAACCGATGCCGTCTATGGCGTCAATACCGGCTTTGGCAAGCTGGCCTCGGTCAAGATTGCGTCCGAGGATACGGCCACGCTGCAGCGCAACCTGATCCTGTCGCATTGCTGCGGCGTCGGTCCGGCCATTCCGCGCCGCATGGCGCGGCTGCTGATGGCGCTCAAGCTGCTCAGCCTCGGACGCGGCGCGTCGGGCGTGCGGCTCGAGCTGACACATCTGATCGAAGCGATGCTGGACAAGGGCGTGACGCCCCAGATCCCGGCCCAGGGCTCGGTCGGGGCGTCGGGCGATCTGGCGCCGCTGGCGCATATGGCGGCCGTCATGATGGGCCATGGCGAGGCGGAATTCGGCGGCGATGTGATGCCCGGCGACAAGGCGCTGGCCGCGGCCGGTCTGAGCCCGATTGAGCTTGGCCCAAAAGAGGGGCTGGCGCTGATCAACGGCACGCAATTCTCCACCGCCTTTGCGCTGGCGGGCCTGTTCGGCGCATGGCGCGCGGCGCATTCGGCGCTGGTCACATCCGCGCTCTCGACGGACGCCATCATGGGCTCGACCGCACCCCTGCAGCCCGAGATCCACAGCCTGCGCGGCCATCGCGGCCAGATCGAGGCAGGCGAGGCGATGCGCGCGCTCTTGGACGGCTCCGAGATCCGCGAGAGCCATGTGGACGGCGACGCGCGCGTGCAGGATCCCTATTGCATCCGCTGCCAGCCGCAGGTGACGGGCGCCGCGATGGATGTGCTGCGCCAGGCCGCGCGAACGCTGGAAATCGAGGCGAACGCAGCAACGGACAATCCGCTTGTGCTGACCGAGGCGGATCTGATCGTCTCAGGCGGTAACTTTCATGCCGAGCCGGTCGGCTTTGCCGCCGACATGATCGCGCTGGCTGTGGCCGAGATCGGCGCCATCGCCCAGCGCCGCGTCGCGCTGATCGTCGATCCGGTGCTCAGCCACGATCTGCCTGCCTTCCTGACGCCGCGTCCGGGGCTGAATTCGGGCTATATGATCGCCGAAGTCACAACCGCCGCATTGATGAGCGAGAACAAGCATCTGGCCAACCCGTGCGTTACCGACAGCACGCCCACTTCCGCCAATCAGGAGGATCACGTGAGCATGGCGGCGCACGGCGCGCGGCGCCTGATGCCGATGCTGGACAACCTCACCCGCATCCTCGGGGTGGAACTTCTTTGCGCGGCGCAGGGCGTCGATTTCCGCGCACCGTTAACCACCAGCGAGCCGCTCGCCCGCGTTGTCGCGCGTGTCCGGCAAGAGGTCGAGACGCTGGGCGATGACCGCTACATGGCCCCCGATCTGGAGCGCGCGGCGCAGATGATCGCCACGGGCGCCGTCATCGAGGCGGCAGATACCCCGATGCCGGAGCTGGGCGCATGA
- the hutI gene encoding imidazolonepropionase encodes MTDSSTLYVDFTAATMVPGGDAYGLIEDAAIVVKDARIAWVGPRADLPSRYDGTAGHSLGGRLVTPGLIDCHTHVVHGGDRAGEFEMRLNGASYEEVARAGGGIVSTVKATRAADVDQMVADALPRVDTLLSEGVCTLEIKSGYGLDTETELRMLRAARRIGEERPVRVCTTFLGAHAVPAEYEGRPDAYIDEVCIPTLRKAHAEGLVDAVDAFCEGIAFSPEQVSRVFDVAGELGLPVKIHAEQLSNLGGAIMAAGHGAISADHIEYLDDAGVAALAKAGTVAVILPGAFYTIRETQAPPIAALRKAGVPMALATDNNPGSSPLTSLLLTMNMACTLFRMTPEEALSGATRNAAAALGLDDCGTIAKGKRADLAVWDVKTPAELSYRIGFNPLHSRIFGGIS; translated from the coding sequence ATGACAGATAGCAGCACCCTTTACGTCGATTTTACAGCCGCAACCATGGTGCCGGGGGGTGACGCTTATGGCCTGATCGAAGATGCCGCGATCGTCGTCAAGGATGCGCGAATCGCCTGGGTCGGCCCGCGCGCGGATCTGCCGTCACGGTATGACGGCACAGCGGGGCACAGCCTCGGGGGGCGCCTCGTGACGCCCGGCCTAATCGACTGCCACACCCACGTCGTGCATGGCGGCGACCGCGCGGGCGAGTTCGAGATGCGCCTCAACGGCGCCAGCTACGAGGAGGTCGCGCGCGCCGGGGGCGGCATCGTTTCGACCGTCAAGGCCACCCGCGCGGCGGATGTGGACCAGATGGTGGCGGACGCCCTGCCCCGCGTCGATACCCTGCTGTCCGAGGGCGTCTGCACGCTGGAAATCAAGTCGGGCTATGGCCTCGACACCGAAACCGAGCTGCGGATGCTGCGCGCCGCGCGCCGCATCGGCGAAGAGCGCCCGGTGCGGGTCTGCACCACGTTTCTCGGCGCGCATGCGGTGCCCGCCGAATACGAGGGCCGCCCCGATGCCTATATAGACGAGGTCTGCATCCCGACCCTTCGCAAAGCCCATGCCGAAGGGCTGGTCGACGCAGTCGACGCTTTCTGCGAAGGCATCGCCTTTTCGCCCGAACAGGTCAGCCGGGTCTTTGACGTGGCGGGCGAGCTCGGACTGCCGGTCAAGATCCATGCCGAGCAGCTGTCGAACCTCGGAGGCGCGATCATGGCGGCAGGCCATGGCGCCATCTCGGCAGATCACATCGAGTATCTGGACGATGCGGGCGTCGCCGCGCTGGCCAAGGCCGGCACCGTTGCCGTGATCCTGCCCGGCGCCTTCTACACCATCCGCGAGACCCAGGCCCCGCCCATCGCCGCCTTGCGCAAGGCAGGCGTGCCGATGGCGCTGGCGACCGACAACAACCCCGGCTCGTCCCCCCTGACCTCGCTGCTCTTGACCATGAACATGGCCTGCACCCTTTTCCGCATGACGCCCGAAGAGGCGCTGAGCGGTGCAACCCGCAATGCCGCCGCCGCACTGGGGCTGGATGATTGCGGAACCATCGCCAAGGGCAAGCGTGCCGATCTGGCCGTCTGGGACGTCAAGACACCCGCCGAGCTGAGCTATCGCATCGGGTTCAACCCGCTTCATTCCCGCATCTTCGGAGGCATTTCGTGA
- a CDS encoding formimidoylglutamate deiminase, with protein sequence MIFANQALLAHGWASNVRLLVEGGQITGIEEGAAARPGDTRVDTLLPALANLHSHSFQRAMAGMTEYRMAGKDSFWTWRDLMYRFTAHLSPEQIEAIAAFVFLEMQEAGYASVGEFHYIHHQPDGTPYADLGELSARIAAAAGRTGIGLTHLPVLYTYGGAGKAPLQAGQARFGNDVDRFGDLVARAREAVGALPDDCRVGIAPHSLRATSPEDLARALSAHEGGPVHIHVAEQPKEVADISGWLGARPVEWLLQNAPVNEAWCLIHATHMTDGETTGLANSGAVAGLCPITEANLGDGPFNGPQYLRAGGAFGVGSDSNVLISLTEELRTLEYSQRLRDVARNVMVVGEGSVGAQLYLGAAKGGAQALGRDAGRIETGALADLVAIDSEDTALCALGQHQILDGLVFAATDRVVTDVWSAGRHVVTEGRHVARDAVLSAYKGAMASVMSAL encoded by the coding sequence ATGATTTTCGCAAATCAGGCTCTCCTCGCGCATGGCTGGGCCAGCAACGTCCGGCTCTTGGTGGAGGGCGGCCAGATCACCGGTATTGAGGAGGGCGCCGCAGCCCGGCCCGGTGATACACGCGTCGACACGCTTCTTCCGGCGCTGGCGAACCTTCACAGCCACAGCTTTCAGCGGGCGATGGCGGGGATGACCGAATACCGCATGGCGGGCAAGGACAGCTTCTGGACTTGGCGCGATCTGATGTACCGCTTTACCGCGCATCTCAGCCCCGAGCAGATCGAGGCGATTGCCGCCTTCGTTTTCCTCGAGATGCAGGAGGCGGGGTACGCCTCGGTGGGCGAATTTCACTACATCCACCACCAGCCGGATGGCACGCCTTACGCCGATCTGGGCGAGCTGTCAGCGCGCATCGCCGCTGCGGCGGGGCGAACGGGCATCGGCCTGACACATCTGCCGGTTCTTTATACCTATGGCGGCGCAGGCAAGGCGCCGCTGCAGGCAGGGCAGGCGCGGTTTGGCAATGATGTGGACCGTTTTGGCGATCTGGTGGCGCGGGCGCGCGAGGCGGTTGGCGCCTTGCCCGATGACTGCCGCGTGGGCATCGCGCCCCATTCGCTGCGCGCAACCTCGCCCGAGGATCTGGCCCGCGCGCTGAGCGCGCATGAGGGCGGGCCGGTCCATATTCATGTGGCCGAGCAGCCCAAGGAGGTTGCCGATATCTCGGGCTGGCTGGGCGCGCGCCCGGTCGAATGGCTGCTGCAGAACGCGCCGGTGAACGAGGCGTGGTGCCTCATTCACGCCACCCATATGACGGACGGCGAAACGACGGGCCTCGCAAATTCGGGTGCGGTCGCGGGCCTTTGCCCGATCACCGAGGCCAATTTGGGCGATGGTCCGTTCAATGGGCCGCAATATCTGCGGGCGGGCGGGGCGTTCGGTGTCGGGTCGGACAGCAATGTGCTGATCTCGCTGACGGAAGAGCTGCGTACACTGGAGTACTCCCAGCGTCTGCGGGACGTGGCACGAAACGTGATGGTCGTCGGTGAGGGTTCGGTGGGCGCGCAACTATACCTGGGCGCCGCGAAGGGCGGCGCGCAGGCGCTGGGCCGTGATGCGGGCCGGATCGAGACAGGCGCGCTGGCTGATCTGGTGGCTATAGATTCAGAGGATACGGCGCTCTGCGCGCTGGGGCAGCATCAGATCCTCGACGGGCTGGTCTTTGCCGCGACGGACCGGGTCGTCACCGATGTATGGTCTGCCGGACGCCATGTGGTGACCGAGGGCCGCCACGTTGCGCGCGACGCTGTGCTCAGCGCCTATAAAGGTGCGATGGCCAGCGTAATGTCCGCGCTCTGA
- a CDS encoding HutD family protein has product MDVLKGTDLVDVPWKNGGGITRKIARGSSADRVVWTLSRADVANEGPFSNFEGLQRILTVVSGSGMDLVHADGALTAAPCLPVAFDGDLPVASRLHDGPLTDLNLMFDPTVCTGCVTPHHGADDPVLTPPKTGLMAIHVVAGHPEIGDRPYAIADTVFVTDRVSLRLAKGDAVLEIALDYGDQSADITLAIAPL; this is encoded by the coding sequence ATGGATGTTTTGAAGGGCACCGATCTGGTCGATGTGCCGTGGAAGAATGGCGGCGGCATCACGCGCAAGATCGCGCGTGGCAGTTCGGCGGACCGCGTCGTGTGGACACTCAGCCGCGCTGACGTAGCCAACGAAGGGCCGTTTTCCAATTTCGAAGGGCTGCAACGCATCCTCACCGTGGTGTCGGGCAGCGGTATGGATCTGGTGCACGCGGACGGGGCTCTGACGGCTGCGCCTTGTCTGCCGGTGGCCTTCGATGGCGACTTGCCGGTGGCGTCCCGGCTGCATGACGGTCCTCTGACCGACCTGAACCTGATGTTCGACCCCACGGTCTGCACGGGCTGCGTCACGCCGCATCATGGCGCGGACGATCCGGTGCTGACCCCGCCCAAGACTGGCCTGATGGCGATCCACGTCGTGGCCGGCCACCCGGAAATCGGCGACCGTCCCTATGCGATCGCCGACACAGTCTTTGTTACGGACCGCGTCTCCCTACGGCTCGCCAAAGGCGACGCGGTTCTGGAGATCGCGCTCGATTACGGCGATCAGAGCGCGGACATTACGCTGGCCATCGCACCTTTATAG
- a CDS encoding GMC family oxidoreductase → MANDITADVLIIGTGIAGALAGSKLAQKGLKVAFLESGKRIDRFDAVEKFWNAKIKVPESAYPNDPSAEHPLTHKLNDYYQQIGPETFKSTYIKVVGGTTWHWLGTTLRNVPADFKLNSLYGQAVDWPFDYDALEPFYLAAEQEIGVAGDSSEDLGSPRSGEYPMKQIPVTYLDKHVGAALEGTRFQLRSTPQGRNSANHANRPPCCGNASCIPVCPIQAKYDATVHVRLAEEAGAVVHDETTATRLNLGSDGKIGSVDFRRADGSTGTASGTVVVLAAHAIETPRLLLNSAQDGAENGVANSSDQVGRNLMDHPSKLSWATTAEPVFPFRGPLATSGIENLRDGDFRKNRAAFRIEIANDGHSWPTGAPESTAADLANSGLRGAELDAAIKDATSRQIRISSLVEQSPDAENRVTLDPEKRDANGVPLPRIHYDYSDYTLAGLAAAEEAHDEIFAAMNASDINHAPDAKGAGHIIGTVRMGSDAKSSVVDADLRSFDHRNLFMLGSGTFPTSATANPTLTIAALSLRAVDAIAASVKEL, encoded by the coding sequence ATGGCTAACGACATCACCGCAGACGTTCTTATCATCGGCACCGGCATCGCTGGCGCTTTGGCCGGATCGAAACTGGCACAAAAGGGTCTCAAGGTCGCATTTCTGGAAAGCGGCAAGCGCATCGACCGTTTCGACGCGGTCGAAAAATTCTGGAATGCCAAGATAAAGGTTCCGGAATCGGCCTACCCAAACGATCCCTCCGCCGAGCATCCCCTGACCCATAAGCTGAATGATTACTATCAGCAGATCGGGCCGGAAACATTCAAATCCACCTATATCAAGGTGGTCGGCGGCACGACTTGGCACTGGCTGGGAACAACCCTGCGCAACGTGCCTGCCGATTTCAAACTGAATTCGCTTTATGGGCAGGCCGTGGACTGGCCTTTCGATTACGATGCGCTCGAGCCGTTCTATCTGGCGGCCGAGCAAGAGATCGGCGTTGCGGGCGACAGCAGCGAGGATCTCGGCTCGCCCCGGTCGGGCGAATATCCGATGAAGCAGATCCCCGTCACCTATCTGGACAAGCATGTGGGCGCGGCGCTGGAAGGCACGCGGTTCCAGCTGCGCTCGACACCGCAGGGCCGCAATTCGGCAAACCATGCGAACCGGCCTCCTTGCTGCGGCAATGCCTCCTGCATCCCCGTCTGCCCCATTCAGGCCAAGTATGACGCGACCGTGCATGTGCGCCTTGCCGAAGAGGCAGGCGCCGTGGTGCATGACGAGACGACCGCGACCCGGCTTAACCTCGGCAGCGATGGCAAGATCGGTTCGGTTGATTTCCGCCGGGCCGATGGCAGCACTGGCACCGCCTCGGGGACGGTCGTCGTCCTTGCCGCCCACGCGATCGAAACACCGCGCCTTTTGCTCAACTCGGCCCAGGACGGGGCCGAGAACGGCGTCGCCAACAGCTCGGACCAAGTGGGGCGCAACCTCATGGACCATCCGTCAAAGCTGAGCTGGGCCACAACGGCCGAGCCTGTTTTTCCCTTCCGCGGGCCGCTGGCAACCTCCGGTATCGAGAACCTGCGCGACGGCGATTTCCGCAAGAACCGCGCGGCGTTCCGCATCGAGATTGCCAATGACGGTCACAGCTGGCCGACGGGCGCGCCCGAGAGCACGGCGGCGGATCTGGCCAATTCCGGCCTGCGCGGGGCCGAACTGGATGCGGCGATCAAGGACGCGACCTCGCGCCAGATCCGCATCAGCTCGCTGGTCGAACAATCGCCCGATGCCGAGAACCGGGTCACGCTGGACCCGGAAAAGCGCGACGCGAACGGCGTGCCCCTGCCGCGCATTCACTATGATTATTCGGACTACACATTGGCCGGCCTTGCCGCCGCCGAAGAGGCCCATGACGAGATTTTTGCCGCCATGAATGCGTCTGACATCAACCACGCGCCCGATGCAAAAGGCGCGGGTCATATCATCGGCACCGTGCGGATGGGCTCGGACGCGAAGAGTTCGGTGGTCGATGCCGATTTGCGCAGCTTCGATCATCGCAATCTCTTCATGCTGGGATCGGGGACCTTCCCAACCTCGGCAACCGCCAACCCGACACTGACGATCGCAGCCCTGTCGCTGCGCGCGGTCGATGCCATTGCGGCCAGCGTCAAGGAGCTGTGA
- a CDS encoding sugar dehydrogenase complex small subunit, producing the protein MTRRSLLCAASSLPVLALAQWPARALAAEFDVGAFLRLSQELTARDALSESIGADLLKAFAATDRAADLAALADGAEDDDLANAVVASWYSGISPDPEDTQVASYTEALMWDAMDFTKPQGMCGGGMGYWNDAPDA; encoded by the coding sequence ATGACACGCAGGAGTCTGCTCTGCGCAGCCTCGTCGTTGCCCGTTCTTGCCCTTGCGCAATGGCCGGCCCGTGCCCTCGCGGCCGAATTTGACGTGGGCGCGTTTCTGCGACTGTCACAGGAACTGACGGCACGCGACGCATTGTCCGAAAGCATTGGGGCGGATCTGCTCAAGGCCTTCGCGGCGACGGACCGCGCGGCGGATCTTGCCGCGCTGGCGGATGGCGCCGAGGATGATGATCTGGCCAACGCCGTCGTAGCCAGCTGGTATTCAGGCATCTCTCCGGATCCCGAAGACACCCAGGTGGCAAGCTACACCGAGGCATTGATGTGGGACGCAATGGATTTCACCAAGCCGCAGGGCATGTGCGGTGGCGGCATGGGCTATTGGAACGACGCGCCCGACGCGTGA